The sequence TCGGTTATCTGCACTCCCAAAATATAATCTACAGGTAATGTCCATCACAGAGTGGTACATTATTAAACCCTCTCTTGATGCTAGGAAGGTGGGTGAACTGTTAAATAATCAATAAACATGTTAAAATTGAGAATCCTGTGGGTTGAAAATAAGAAGATGAAGTctggagtgtctgtgtgttaatgtatgtctatgtatgtgttttacagtgtgtttgtgtatgtttgtctctgtgtgtatgtgtgctagtgTATCTATgtctactgtgtgtgtgtgtgtgtgtgtgtatgtaggcatGCTTGTGCTTGtatttgtgtgactgtgtgctagtgtttgtatttgtatacacACTACTGTTTGTCCATgtacaagtgtgtgtatgtgtgttgctaAGTAAGTTAATGTGTGTAATAGTTAATTATGTATGTGAGGCTAATCATGTATGTGTTTGCATGGGCTTCTCAAGCCTAGGGCCCTGCACATGGCAAGGATGGCTCTGAAGATATTGAATGCTGGTATATAGGGATGGAAGTATTGTAACTGTCTACCCACAATCAGCAAAAGTACATGGGCATGCCAAGAACTTCACAGCAACAAAACATGTAACAGGCAAAAAAAACAGAtccttaataataaaataaaaatatgttatgtaataacaatattatactatacaGGTTGACAGTATTATGTCTGACACTTGATGTTTAAATCAGAAGTTATGGGAAAAATGCCACACCAAATCACTGTACATGGTCTAAATTATTCAATTATAGTCTACCATATTCTAAGCTAGTAGTGCAGTCATGATAATTATGTCAAGTCTCCTTCCATTATTAATCTATTTTATCCAGGCTTGGCTGAAGCCAGTTGGCCGTCATCCACTGTATGAGAAAGATTTGACGAGTAATTTATCATTAAGAGTACTCTATCATTGCCGCTGTTGAAATCAAAACTAAAACACACCATGAGCACAGCAGTGGTAGCCCAGGCTGTTTTTTTCTGATAATGTCTCTTGTTGTGTATGTAGATTGAGACACAATTTGATCAATATAGTTCTCTACATTCCAGTAGAACAGCTTTAGATGAGTTTACTTGTGAGGACACTTACTGTAATTTGCAAGATGCGAAAGATGTAAACCACCAGTCCACGGGATTTTTCCAAGTacccagttaaaatgccatgctcCATAATTTCAAAAACCACCATGAGGTCCAGGAGGGATAGGATTGAACACTCACCTCTGTAACTTGCCACGAATAGGTCAGGTGGTACATGTACCAATGCTGACTCAATTATATGCCATTTCTCATATCCTGTGTCATAAATGTTGCTGGTTGATAACCTGGTTTCCTATTCATTGATATTCCGTACAAAATGAATGTTTAACATTGGTCTGCAATTAGCTCTTGCCTTTAGAAAAGATGAGCACACTGCTTCCTTTGTAGGTATTAGAAAGGGCCCTCCTTATAATGAGCATGACACTAATTAGTTTAAGGAAATGTTGTCCTGGATTGTAACTGTAGGTTGTATACGAGAACTCTTGGACTATGTTGACTATTGACTACATTGTCGTGTTAATACGGGATGTTATAACGGCATTAGTTGTGTAGTAACTGTATATTTAAACTTGtgcacattttattaaaatagcCTTGAACTAATCTTGACATGTGATTGGTTGTCATCCTTTTCCCACAGAGATTTAAAACCGGAAAATATCCTACTGGATAGCCAGGTAAAGTACAGAGTACAAACGGGGAACATAAACATACAATAAAGAGATGGAGAGGGTAACTGTGAGAcagtggggaaaaaaatctatttcgagaaaaagaaaaaatggctCAGCACTCCCTTCTTGATAGTGTTAAATATTTGCCATTATTCCAtgaaacacacagcacactttatCCAGGACATGGCTTGTTAAAGACCATTTGAACCAGTCTAAACCTGATAGAATTTTGTACAGTCAAGGTGACTTTTTAACACGGAGTAAAATGTTGGACAATTTGTTCTTTACTTCACTGAAGTTATTGCAAAACAAGGCATAACACACATTTCATTTACCCCGCTGGGATTTTGTGATGAGTGATCGCTACTACTTTAAAAAGTATATTTGGTATAAAATGaccaatataatattatatatattcagttACTAAACACAATCCGCtaataatgtaattgcaggtatGATATTTTTGCCCTATATGACCTACCTCTTGTATTATAATCTAGGGCCATGTGGTACTGACTGATTTTGGACTTTGTAAAGAAGGGATGGAACCAGAGGAGACCACCTGCACCTTCTGTGGCACCCCTGAGGTACACACACCACTAAAGCGGTGCTAGCGAAAAATGGCTGTACAGGGCTTATACTGGCCATAGTCACAAGGAtgactcccatttctcttgatgCACTCCGTCACAATAGTGTTGCTGGACGGTTTACTTGTTGCAGGGCTAACTCATCATTACACTTCCACTGTAGAAGAGAGGTCTTTATCGTATCAGTCTTCTACAGGTTGAGCCCTGGGTATTTGCTGCCATTATGACTTCTCCAGCACATTGACATATTAGTATACAGCATGGCTGGTCATTGAAAGCTTAATTAGGAAAAAAGGTGATGGTCAGGACTGGCAGCTTTGGATTTTAATTGTTAACAGGCAATGTGTAGATCTGATTCCTAAAAATGGTTAACAGGCAATGTGTAGATCTGATTTCTAAAAATGGTTAACAGGCAATGTGTAGATCTGATTCCTAAAAATGGTTAACAGGCAATGTGTAGATCTGATTTCTAAAAATGGTTAACAGGCAATGTGTAGATCCGATTCCTAAAAATGGTTAACAGGCAATGTGTAGATCTGATTTCCAAAAATGGTTAACAGGCAATGTGTAGATCTGATTCCTAAAAATGGTTAACAGGCAATGTGTAGATCTGATTCCTAAAAATGGTTAACAGGCAATGTGTAGATCTGATTTCTAAAAATGGTTAACAGGCAATGTGTAGATCTGATTCCTAAAAATGGTTAACAGGCAATGTGTAGATCTGATTCCTAAAAATGGTTAACAGGCAATGTGTAGATCTGATTCCTAAAAATGGTTAACAGGCAATGTGTAGATCTGATTCCTAAAAATGGTTAACAGGCAATGTGTAGATCTGATTCCTAAAAATGGTTAACAGGCAATGTGTAGATCTGATTTCTAAAAATGGTTAACAGGCAATGTGTAGATCTGATTCCTAAAAATGGTTAACAGGCAATGTGTAGATCTGATTTCTAAAAAGGGTTAACAGGCAATGTGTAGATCTGATTCCTAAAAATGCTTAACAGGCAATcactggcacatccagccacaTGTGTTTTTGCATGTGGACACACTTGGTCCCAAGACTGGCTGGATATTGGGTGGTACTGCTGCAGTGGAATgaaagagttatttactaaagtgtgaatttaggggaattcaaagtgaacatcAAAATATACACCACAATTggagaactggaaaaattctttaaATCAGCAACGTTTCTGATTcacctattttgacctaaaaaattattttgaattcctgactATTCACACATTAGCTAACGATCCTGTCGTCGTTAATATTGCTGTTAGAACACACGTTTGCAAGCTTTATGTATTTCTATTTGTCCACTTTATGTAGTGTTGGCAATTTTGGGAGACTCCTTAATCTAGCTGCAACATGGGCGTTACTTAACAGAAATTTCAAACGGAGATTCTGTTTAGCTGATAGGTTATTAGTGTTGTTTTAAATTGATTTGCCTTCTTTGATGCTGTGTTGACACTGCCTTTACTTGTTTAATACTGGTGACAGTGATAAAATTCTTGGTCACATCTTTGCCTTGTTCTGTGCAGTATCTCGCCCCTGAGGTCCTGAAGAAGCAGCCGTATGACCGCACTGTGGACTGGTGGTGCCTGGGAGCTGTCCTGTATGAGATGCTGTATGGACTGGTAAATATCCTTATAATAGGATACAAGTAAATACTTGTACCTCTAGGATCCCAGCTATGATATCTCTGCGCTCTCACTTCGCTCTTTAATCACCTTGTGTGCTCTCTGTATTGGCAATGACAATGTAGGGGTGCTTGGAACAGCTCCCGAAAAATAAGCCAGAAACAAAACTTGTCTCAGAATGGATGAGCAGGTGATGGTTTGTCTTTCATTTTCATTTCAtctcttttaaccaacattttgGATTTGCCTCCACCCACAATCACTGACTTAAGACTTAAGATTTAACCAGAAGTTTCTTTATCTATGCCCATCCCGTTTGAAAACGTATCCAACCTTGTCGTAAACTTCATTGTATTCCTGCTTGCATAGCTTGCTCCTTTCTTCTCATACTTCTCTACATCCCTTGCTCTCTCCAGCCTCCATTTTACAGCCGGGATGTTTCCCAGATGTATGACAACATTCTAAACCAGCCCCTACAACTACCAGGAGGAAAGACCACCGCAACCTGTGACATCCTCCGTGGACTGCTCCACAAGGACCAACACAGCCGTCTAGGAGCCAAGGCTGACTTTGTACAGTACCATAACTTTCTCAATATTTTCTGCCAGGAATTTAGTCGTTAAACCCAGAATTTTGAGATATATAACTAACATTTAGGCTGGTTGAAGTGAAATTTAAAAACGTGATTTCTGGAACTCTGCAGAACAGTCATAcagacctgtattcctaacatgtTAGTGTCCCTCTCCCTAGCTGAGATAGTCCCATGTtacgcccatcccatgtgtccaataaaaattattaaaataaattatttacctACCTTTTTTCCAGAGCTCGGGGTCCCTCGGAGCTGCTTACTTCTCTGCAGTATTTGGGACCTGATGCTCATTAGTGGCAAGTGTCACCAATATCTAAtcttattgaatcaatgctttcctgtgggggctTAGGTTTCTCGTGACCGGATTTTACTTGTTTATGACCActgaagtgtctctagtggctgttaggaaGATATCCACTAGAAGTGGATTTAATCCtgtactgtaaatattgcagtttctttaaaactttcattgagttgaagtggcctgggtgacttcgGTGGCCTTTAACTATGTTGGGAGAATGAATGAAGTTTCTGATTTTACAATATGACTAGTGGTAAAATATGTCTTCCATGCTACTTTAGACTGGATCACCACTGAAACCAAAGAGGTTCAGAACCATGCGACATAACCCTTGGTAGCAGCTGCCCCATTAAACGCAATTTCAATGACAGGTCGTACTGGATCAGCTCAATCTCTATTTCCCAAGTTGATTCCCGATTAACTAAGTAAGGATTCAGCTCAGTTGCTCCTCGTGGGAGCTGTTAGTGCATCCTGCATTTACCTTATCTAATCTTATCAAAGCTAAGTATAAGGTCAAGTTGGCCTGGTAACATTTTACTGAATAGTAAGTTGATCACTTTTAGTGAAAACAGGAatgtaaagaaataaaaacatgtttgaTCCATTTAAGATAATTTTACATTGACAGAAAAAATGGACAGTATCTTTACATTACATTAAAATGTAGTAGTTTAGGTTcttagactgcccctttaaatatgtGACCTTGTCAGCTATGTATATCTTGTCACTGCCAAATAGATGACTTCACAAATCATTAATAATATGAATTAATATTTTACAATGGTTTGTGTATTATAGCCAGTTTAAAaatctaagtaaaaaaaaaaaagccaagcaGAGCATACATAAAAAAGACCCTAAATTGACACAATGTTCCTCTAGTAGTCTATACAAAGTCAATACAACAGCGTACCAATTCATTATGAGTGGAGTCGCTAACACAGAGAATACTTTGATGCTGTTAcagtatttattaattattattggatATCATGTTTTGGCAATGTGTTTTTGGATGATAAACCCTAAATGTTTTGTCATTGTGTACATTGTTTGCTCCTGCAGCTTGAAATCAAGAATCACGTCTTCTTCAGTCCGATTAACTGGGACGACCTGTATAATAAGAGGATCCCTCCACCATACAACCCCAATGTGGTAAATCATCTTCTCTGATGTCTCTTAGGTTTATTGTAACATTTTTGCATTAATTCACTTTGTATGTACTGGTATTAAAAATCAAGTGTCATTTGAATGCTGTTTAAATGATGGTTTGGACTGTAGCTATAATACAGGGAACATTGTAGCATAGAGACTGCTCTGTATTGATGATATGAGTGTAGCATCATTAAAGGAATGCTacaaaaacaccataaccactgcatactgttgtagtggttatagtgctaggaTTGTCCTAGTGACATCCTACAGTAAGATATCAATCCATTATAGCAAGCAGTTTGTACTGCATCCAGTTTTCTCCAGCAAGACAATGTGGATATCTCTGTAGAGTGAAACATGGCCAAGGCGGACCTCTCACCTGCTGCTCTCAGCCATAGAGCGTGGTACTGCATGGTACGGCTTTGTTCTACAGAGAAATTTGAATTATCATGCTACAGAAGACCAGACGCAGGGGATTTACTGCAACCCAGATTAATTGTCAAACCGTGCTAAAGCAGTATGACATCTTATTGTAGGGCAGCGACATCGAACTACTGGCACCAACACCACTACagcgtgtccctttaaaatatttaaattatgatGCTCAACAATTTTAATTTTTGAATGCATCAGTTCAGTTAAAAGAAGACTAATGACATTTATCCACTTCCAGTCTGTCTAACCATACTATTTCTTTCCTCAGGCTGGCCCAGCAGACCTGCGTCACTTTGACCCTGAGTTCACACAAGAAGCTGTCCCAAATTCATTGAGCCGCACTCCTGACATGAATCTTGGCAGTTCCGGCTGTTCTGGTGCATTCTTTGGGTTCTCCTATGCACAAAGCGACGATGATATATTGAGCTGAGTGCCTTACAGGCCCCTTGAGCTTTTTGGTGTAAGAATGCATAAACAGGGCAGCTTGGGGACACCTCTCACTCTCCATCTTCAGACTGGAGAGCTCTAGCCCTCATTTATTATTTAGGGCTATGTTTTGGTGTCACCTATAATTCTTTAACACCTGGATTTATCATCACATGAAGACGAATGAACGGCATTGGGGTGGAGACGTTCGGGATGCCGATATTTTGAAAATATCTTTGAAAATACACAACAGGACAGGCTCAGCCACAGAATGTATCCATCCAGCTATATAGTATTTAGTTATGTGTTCGGGACTGTATCATGAAATTTTAATATATTGCAAACAGCGCAGAGAGAGTGCTTTCATTTATCCTCCAGGACCCTCTTACCTAGTTCCCTTGCTAATTAGTTTTGTTATTTGTTGTTACTTTCTCCCTTCGTAATGAGAGAGGCAGCCATAAAGAGGTCCAATTGACCTTCTACAAGCACTAAACTGTCTCTTTTACATTGCTGTGTTGACCCCCTCATCAC comes from Pelobates fuscus isolate aPelFus1 chromosome 5, aPelFus1.pri, whole genome shotgun sequence and encodes:
- the SGK2 gene encoding serine/threonine-protein kinase Sgk2; protein product: MSSTINLGPSANPNAKPTDFDFLKVIGKGSFGKVLLAKRKSDNRFYAVKVLQKKTILKKKEQSHIMAERNVLLKNLKHPFLVGLHYSFQTTEKLYFVLDYVNGGELFFHLQRERSFLEPRARFYSAEVASAIGYLHSQNIIYRDLKPENILLDSQGHVVLTDFGLCKEGMEPEETTCTFCGTPEYLAPEVLKKQPYDRTVDWWCLGAVLYEMLYGLPPFYSRDVSQMYDNILNQPLQLPGGKTTATCDILRGLLHKDQHSRLGAKADFLEIKNHVFFSPINWDDLYNKRIPPPYNPNVAGPADLRHFDPEFTQEAVPNSLSRTPDMNLGSSGCSGAFFGFSYAQSDDDILS